One region of Macadamia integrifolia cultivar HAES 741 unplaced genomic scaffold, SCU_Mint_v3 scaffold595, whole genome shotgun sequence genomic DNA includes:
- the LOC122069363 gene encoding uncharacterized protein LOC122069363 has translation MDLWSWICELPSSDEWVESNSPLVFKLAIEEDAKHNTQKLILFQAERTSGSNTEALVTFSISLEGFYYPSQNPNKTLWVSDPCPLSADKPFLPLLLQLLQEIIARAPIAYDTTCPRSQLQKLKPEPVSWILDSHSPESFSTFFNLVFLCRLFWLCVCDAPAEAGSLYMESLLGPNLSALSTCKHVLRTFLTSIGVDGELCFMHTLGYMLAKWLILRGEAVAVNSQSPYKNNLRLGFSYATESHGLWSLKGYAPVLSMTRIGGSDHDQYPVLKGKDFVLTYALAHQQLEAVIQLEYTVEFHEGFIQVTARVDNLRFHVSKLSFSTNDNSNGNYDEERHFPSRIRVWVGPEIGATYVAGLSLGRSTDNPEREVKTQKVVKGNFGKSKSSSLPRLKATAITSTRKTMKNWKWEQDAEGNAAVFEAVLCDNTSGDEVVTWKPRGVGGDPKTKNGIFRKRYSGASRTFNKSGSVVFARDEYGEEVGWRLSKDMEGSVLKWRIGGKVWLSYFPCDVQSSHFETRCVDWCDEVDLPLIPPGN, from the coding sequence ATGGATTTGTGGTCATGGATATGTGAACTCCCAAGCTCGGATGAGTGGGTCGAGTCAAACTCCCCACTCGTCTTCAAGCTCGCGATCGAGGAAGATGCCAAACACAACACCCAGAAATTGATTCTTTTCCAAGCAGAACGAACTTCAGGTTCCAACACAGAAGCTCTTGTGACTTTCTCAATTTCCCTTGAGGGATTCTACTACCCTTCCCAAAACCCAAACAAAACCCTGTGGGTATCAGACCCTTGTCCACTCTCCGCAGACAAGCCCTTCCTCCCACTTCTCCTGCAACTCCTCCAAGAAATCATAGCCCGCGCACCTATAGCGTACGATACCACTTGCCCCCGCTCCCAATTGCAGAAGCTCAAACCAGAACCGGTTTCGTGGATTCTCGACTCTCACTCTCCCGAGTCGTTCTCCACCTTCTTCAACCTGGTCTTCCTCTGCCGTCTCTTCTGGCTCTGCGTATGTGATGCCCCTGCAGAAGCCGGCTCCCTCTACATGGAATCCTTGCTGGGTCCGAACCTAAGCGCTTTATCTACCTGTAAGCATGTACTGAGAACTTTCTTGACTTCGATAGGAGTGGACGGAGAACTGTGCTTCATGCACACCCTTGGGTACATGTTAGCCAAGTGGCTGATCTTAAGAGGAGAAGCAGTAGCAGTAAATTCTCAATCACCGTACAAGAACAACCTGCGCCTGGGGTTCTCGTACGCCACTGAATCTCACGGGCTCTGGTCCTTGAAGGGATACGCTCCGGTGTTATCGATGACCCGTATTGGTGGCTCCGATCATGATCAGTATCCGGTGCTGAAGGGGAAGGACTTCGTTCTAACGTACGCACTGGCGCATCAGCAACTGGAGGCCGTTATCCAGCTGGAGTACACGGTGGAGTTTCATGAGGGCTTTATCCAGGTGACCGCACGTGTCGACAACCTACGCTTCCACGTATCCAAGCTGAGTTTCAGCACGAACGATAACAGTAACGGTAACTACGATGAGGAGAGGCATTTCCCGTCGAGGATACGAGTATGGGTTGGACCGGAGATCGGGGCAACCTACGTGGCTGGGCTGAGCCTGGGCCGGTCCACGGACAACCCGGAGAGAGAAGTGAAGACGCAGAAGGTCGTGAAGGGCAATTTCGGAAAATCAAAATCATCGTCCCTGCCGAGATTGAAGGCGACGGCGATAACGTCGACGAGGAAGACGATGAAGAACTGGAAATGGGAGCAGGACGCAGAGGGGAATGCGGCGGTGTTCGAGGCGGTTTTGTGCGATAACACGAGCGGAGACGAGGTGGTCACTTGGAAGCCTAGAGGGGTTGGTGGAGATCCGAAGACGAAGAATGGTATTTTCAGGAAGAGATACTCTGGAGCGAGTAGGACCTTCAACAAGTCAGGAAGCGTTGTGTTTGCGAGGGACGAGTATGGGGAAGAGGTCGGGTGGAGGCTGAGCAAGGATATGGAAGGTAGCGTGCTCAAATGGAGGATCGGAGGGAAGGTTTGGCTGAGCTATTTCCCCTGCGATGTACAAAGTTCTCATTTTGAGACGAGGTGTGTAGATTGGTGCGATGAGGTCGACTTGCCCTTAATTCCACCGGGGAATTAA